A window of Ignavibacterium sp. contains these coding sequences:
- the mtnA gene encoding S-methyl-5-thioribose-1-phosphate isomerase: MKNNSYFPLKFEDDHLIFIDQTKLPLQENYISTDDYIRIAEAIERLEIRGAPLIGIAAAYACALAFKNKNEKDDNFFNKVYNRLATTRPTAVNLFFALKEIEKVYSSMDDSNVYESLLLTAHKIFSDEEKFSEKIAKNGLNIFLKRSNVLTHCNTGALATAGFGTAFAIIKNAFDHQLINHVFVDETRPLLQGLRLTAFELEKNEIPFTVQTDSSAAVLMQEGKIDLVITGADRIALNGDTANKIGTYNLAVLCNYHNIPFYIAAPSTTIDRTIATGAEIAIEFRDSKELLFIGDKQVGKESYQCFCPAFDVTPSHLIRGIITEEGVFTFPYNFIR; encoded by the coding sequence ATGAAGAATAATTCTTACTTCCCGCTAAAGTTCGAAGATGATCATCTGATTTTTATTGATCAGACAAAACTCCCTTTACAGGAAAATTATATCTCAACTGATGATTACATCCGAATAGCAGAAGCAATTGAACGCCTTGAAATAAGAGGAGCTCCTTTAATTGGAATAGCGGCAGCTTATGCTTGTGCTTTGGCTTTCAAAAATAAAAATGAAAAGGATGATAATTTTTTTAATAAAGTTTATAACAGACTTGCAACCACAAGACCAACTGCAGTTAATTTATTTTTTGCTTTGAAAGAAATTGAAAAAGTTTATTCCAGTATGGATGATAGTAATGTTTATGAGTCTCTACTATTAACTGCGCATAAAATTTTTTCTGATGAAGAAAAATTCTCTGAGAAGATTGCAAAAAATGGTTTGAATATTTTCCTTAAGCGATCAAATGTTCTTACACATTGTAACACAGGTGCTTTAGCAACTGCCGGTTTTGGAACCGCTTTTGCAATTATAAAAAATGCTTTTGATCATCAATTAATAAATCATGTTTTTGTAGATGAAACCAGACCATTACTTCAGGGATTGCGATTAACTGCATTCGAATTAGAAAAGAATGAAATTCCATTTACTGTTCAAACAGATTCTTCTGCAGCAGTTTTAATGCAGGAAGGCAAAATAGATTTAGTGATTACCGGTGCTGACAGAATTGCATTAAACGGAGATACAGCAAATAAAATCGGGACATACAATCTCGCTGTGCTTTGTAATTATCACAATATTCCATTCTATATTGCGGCTCCATCAACTACAATTGACAGAACAATCGCAACCGGAGCTGAAATTGCCATTGAATTCAGAGATAGTAAAGAACTTTTGTTTATTGGTGATAAGCAGGTAGGAAAAGAATCATACCAATGTTTTTGTCCTGCATTTGATGTAACTCCTTCGCATCTTATCAGAGGTATTATTACCGAAGAAGGTGTGTTTACATTTCCATATAACTTCATAAGATGA
- a CDS encoding NUDIX pyrophosphatase, translated as MKVISNLIEAHIFREKDGEIEFLLLKRAPYQYYPNLWQMVSGKIKDNEKAYQTALREIKEETGLIPEKIWIAPNINSFYSPEDEYISLIPVFAAKVDYQSHIKISTEHVEYKWLKPVEARNLLAWEGQRKSVDLITEYFFHRKSFLNFVEIKI; from the coding sequence ATGAAAGTAATTTCAAACCTTATTGAAGCACATATATTCAGAGAAAAAGATGGTGAGATAGAATTCCTGCTTTTGAAGCGAGCACCATATCAATATTATCCAAATCTTTGGCAAATGGTTTCCGGTAAAATAAAAGATAATGAAAAAGCTTATCAAACAGCGTTGCGGGAAATAAAAGAGGAAACCGGTTTAATTCCGGAAAAAATCTGGATTGCACCAAACATAAATTCTTTCTATTCACCTGAAGATGAATACATTTCGTTAATTCCGGTTTTTGCCGCTAAAGTAGATTATCAGTCGCATATAAAAATCAGCACTGAACATGTTGAATACAAATGGTTAAAACCAGTTGAGGCACGAAATCTTCTGGCGTGGGAAGGACAAAGAAAGTCAGTAGATTTAATTACTGAATATTTTTTTCACAGAAAAAGTTTTTTGAATTTTGTTGAGATAAAGATTTAA
- a CDS encoding PfkB family carbohydrate kinase, with product MGLLVVGSLGLDTVATPFDKIENALGGSATYISLAASYFSGPIRLVGIVGSDFPKEYIDMLNTHNIDLEGLQIVEGGKTFRWSGKYHYDLNVRDTLYTELNVFEKFDPVIPDSARKSKFVCLGNIDPVLQSKVLDQMENPQFVVCDTMNYWIEGKKKELLELLPRVNVLIINDSEARLLAHEPNLIRAAKMIRAMGPEILIIKKGEHGALLFTEETIFSAPAFPMESIYDPTGAGDSFAGGFIGYLFKTRDLSSESLKRAVIYGSTMASFCVEKFSTKGLEELSYLQIQDRFRQFMNLSRFDEE from the coding sequence TTGGGTTTATTAGTCGTCGGCTCTCTCGGTCTTGATACAGTTGCAACACCTTTTGACAAAATTGAAAATGCACTTGGTGGTTCAGCAACTTACATTTCTTTGGCTGCAAGTTATTTCAGTGGACCAATAAGATTAGTTGGAATTGTGGGAAGTGATTTTCCAAAAGAATACATAGATATGTTAAACACTCATAACATCGACCTCGAGGGTCTGCAGATTGTTGAAGGAGGAAAAACTTTTCGCTGGTCAGGGAAATATCATTATGATTTGAATGTAAGAGATACACTTTATACTGAATTAAATGTATTTGAAAAATTTGATCCGGTTATTCCGGATAGTGCACGAAAATCTAAATTTGTTTGTCTCGGTAATATTGATCCTGTGCTTCAATCAAAAGTTTTGGACCAGATGGAAAATCCGCAATTTGTTGTCTGCGATACAATGAATTACTGGATTGAGGGAAAGAAAAAAGAATTATTGGAGTTGTTACCAAGAGTGAATGTCCTGATTATAAATGATTCTGAAGCAAGACTTCTTGCCCACGAACCAAATCTTATTAGAGCTGCTAAAATGATAAGAGCAATGGGACCAGAAATCCTGATTATCAAAAAAGGTGAACACGGTGCATTGCTTTTCACAGAAGAGACAATTTTTTCTGCGCCGGCTTTTCCAATGGAATCTATTTATGATCCAACTGGAGCAGGAGATTCTTTTGCTGGTGGTTTTATTGGTTATCTATTTAAAACAAGAGACTTATCATCAGAGAGTTTAAAACGTGCTGTTATTTATGGAAGCACAATGGCTTCATTTTGTGTAGAAAAATTCAGTACGAAAGGATTAGAGGAATTATCATACTTACAAATTCAGGATCGTTTCAGACAATTTATGAATCTATCAAGGTTTGATGAAGAATAA
- the recO gene encoding DNA repair protein RecO: protein MSEIIKTQAIVLGKMNYSDSSLIVTLYTDHNGKVPAILKGARSPKSKLALIVDTLNHIEVIFYKKESRELQIVSSADLISHFPNIKSDLESTKYAFAVLELVRNLTIENESNSRLFKGLVRILEHFENKKESPSILFARFFMFLITETGYEIMIDKCSICGKELTPEFSIGYNFSTGFICNECLQSHSGFEKIESELFKFLYCLKNKKFLNGLKVTTIDEGNSFLERYVKEHIPDFKGIQSLEMFK from the coding sequence ATGAGTGAGATAATAAAAACACAAGCAATAGTTCTTGGAAAAATGAACTACAGTGATAGTAGTTTAATTGTAACTCTTTATACAGACCATAACGGAAAAGTTCCTGCAATTTTAAAGGGTGCAAGATCACCAAAATCAAAACTTGCTTTGATTGTTGATACATTAAATCACATAGAAGTAATATTCTATAAAAAAGAATCTAGAGAACTTCAAATTGTATCATCTGCAGACTTGATTTCACACTTTCCGAATATTAAATCTGATCTTGAATCCACAAAATATGCTTTTGCAGTTCTTGAGCTTGTTCGCAACTTAACGATTGAAAATGAATCAAACTCACGTCTGTTTAAGGGTCTTGTTAGAATACTCGAGCATTTTGAAAATAAAAAAGAATCGCCATCAATTTTGTTTGCAAGATTTTTTATGTTTCTAATTACTGAAACAGGTTACGAAATTATGATTGATAAATGCTCGATTTGTGGAAAAGAGTTAACACCTGAATTTTCAATCGGGTATAATTTTTCCACGGGATTTATTTGTAATGAATGTCTTCAGTCTCATTCTGGATTTGAAAAAATTGAGTCGGAACTTTTCAAATTTCTTTATTGTCTAAAGAACAAGAAATTTCTGAATGGATTGAAAGTTACAACAATCGATGAAGGGAATTCTTTTCTTGAAAGATATGTTAAAGAACATATTCCTGACTTTAAGGGAATTCAATCATTGGAAATGTTCAAGTAG